In Microcebus murinus isolate Inina chromosome 20, M.murinus_Inina_mat1.0, whole genome shotgun sequence, the following are encoded in one genomic region:
- the LOC105870766 gene encoding class I histocompatibility antigen, Gogo-B*0102 alpha chain-like isoform X5, whose protein sequence is MAVPAPRTPLLLLWGALALTETRAGPHSMRYFRTAVSRPGRGDSRYISVGYVDGTQFVRFDSDAASPRVEPRAPWVEREGPEYWDRETRVANGHAQTFRVNLRNALRYYNQSDGGSHTFQRMQGCILGPDGRLLRGYLQFAYDGADYLALNEDLRSWTAADTAAQISKRKWESAGEAEHRRAYLEGLCVDSLRRYLEHGKDTLLRADPPRTHVTHHPISEHEATLRCWALGFYPAEITLTWQRDGQDQTQDTEFVETRPAGDGSFQKWAAVVVPPGEEQRYTCHVQHEGLPEPLTLRWEPPSQPSVPMVGIVAGLFLLGAVLIGAAAVMWRKKSSGGKGGSFAQAACNDSAQDSDVSLTACKA, encoded by the exons ATGGCGGTCCCGGCGCCCCGAACCCCGCTCCTGCTGCTGTGGGGGGCCCTGGCCCTGACGGAGACGCGGGCGG GCCCCCACTCCATGAGGTATTTCCGCACCGCCGTGTCCCGGCCCGGCCGCGGGGATTCCCGGTACATCTCCGTCGGCTACGTGGACGGCACGCAGTTCGTGCGGTTCGACAGCGACGCGGCGAGTCCGAGGGTGGAGCCGCGGGCGCCGTGGGTGGAGCGGGAGGGGCCGGAGTATTGGGACCGGGAGACGCGGGTCGCCAATGGCCACGCGCAGACTTTCCGAGTGAACCTGCGGAACGCGCTCCGCTACTACAACCAGAGCGACGGCG GATCTCACACCTTCCAGAGGATGCAGGGCTGTATTCTGGGGCCAGACGGGCGCCTCCTCCGCGGGTACCTGCAGTTCGCCTACGACGGCGCCGACTACCTCGCCCTGAACGAGGACCTGCGCTCCTGGACCGCGGCGGACACGGCGGCTCAGATCTCCAAGCGCAAGTGGGAGTCGGCCGGTGAGGCGGAGCACCGCAGGGCCTACCTGGAGGGACTGTGCGTGGACTCGCTCCGCAGATACCTGGAGCACGGGAAGGACACGCTGCTGCGCGCGG ACCCCCCAAGGACACACGTGACCCACCACCCCATCTCTGAGCATGAGGCCACCCTGaggtgctgggccctgggcttcTACCCTGCAGAGATCACACTCACCTGGCAGCGGGATGGGCAGGACCAGACACAGGACACAGAGTTTGTGGAGACCAGGCCTGCAGGGGACGGAAGCTTCCAGAAATGGGCAGCTGTGGTGGTGCCTCCAGGAGAGGAGCAGAGATACACGTGCCATGTGCAGCACGAGGGTCTGCCGGAGCCCCTCACCCTGAGATGGG AGCCGCCTTCCCAGCCCAGCGTCCCTATGGTGGGCATCGTTGCTGGCCTGTTTCTCCTTGGAGCTGTGCTCATTGGGGCTGCCGCTGTGATGTGGAGGAAGAAGAGCTCAG GTGGAAAAGGAGGGAGCTTCGCTCAGGCTGCCTGTAA CGACAGTGCCCAGGACTCCGATGTGTCTCTCACAGCTTGTAAAG CGTGA
- the LOC105870766 gene encoding class I histocompatibility antigen, Gogo-B*0102 alpha chain-like isoform X2 — protein MAVPAPRTPLLLLWGALALTETRAGPHSMRYFRTAVSRPGRGDSRYISVGYVDGTQFVRFDSDAASPRVEPRAPWVEREGPEYWDRETRVANGHAQTFRVNLRNALRYYNQSDGGSHTFQRMQGCILGPDGRLLRGYLQFAYDGADYLALNEDLRSWTAADTAAQISKRKWESAGEAEHRRAYLEGLCVDSLRRYLEHGKDTLLRADPPRTHVTHHPISEHEATLRCWALGFYPAEITLTWQRDGQDQTQDTEFVETRPAGDGSFQKWAAVVVPPGEEQRYTCHVQHEGLPEPLTLRWEPPSQPSVPMVGIVAGLFLLGAVLIGAAAVMWRKKSSGGKGGSFAQAASTVPRTPMCLSQLVKENNEARPPLPTG, from the exons ATGGCGGTCCCGGCGCCCCGAACCCCGCTCCTGCTGCTGTGGGGGGCCCTGGCCCTGACGGAGACGCGGGCGG GCCCCCACTCCATGAGGTATTTCCGCACCGCCGTGTCCCGGCCCGGCCGCGGGGATTCCCGGTACATCTCCGTCGGCTACGTGGACGGCACGCAGTTCGTGCGGTTCGACAGCGACGCGGCGAGTCCGAGGGTGGAGCCGCGGGCGCCGTGGGTGGAGCGGGAGGGGCCGGAGTATTGGGACCGGGAGACGCGGGTCGCCAATGGCCACGCGCAGACTTTCCGAGTGAACCTGCGGAACGCGCTCCGCTACTACAACCAGAGCGACGGCG GATCTCACACCTTCCAGAGGATGCAGGGCTGTATTCTGGGGCCAGACGGGCGCCTCCTCCGCGGGTACCTGCAGTTCGCCTACGACGGCGCCGACTACCTCGCCCTGAACGAGGACCTGCGCTCCTGGACCGCGGCGGACACGGCGGCTCAGATCTCCAAGCGCAAGTGGGAGTCGGCCGGTGAGGCGGAGCACCGCAGGGCCTACCTGGAGGGACTGTGCGTGGACTCGCTCCGCAGATACCTGGAGCACGGGAAGGACACGCTGCTGCGCGCGG ACCCCCCAAGGACACACGTGACCCACCACCCCATCTCTGAGCATGAGGCCACCCTGaggtgctgggccctgggcttcTACCCTGCAGAGATCACACTCACCTGGCAGCGGGATGGGCAGGACCAGACACAGGACACAGAGTTTGTGGAGACCAGGCCTGCAGGGGACGGAAGCTTCCAGAAATGGGCAGCTGTGGTGGTGCCTCCAGGAGAGGAGCAGAGATACACGTGCCATGTGCAGCACGAGGGTCTGCCGGAGCCCCTCACCCTGAGATGGG AGCCGCCTTCCCAGCCCAGCGTCCCTATGGTGGGCATCGTTGCTGGCCTGTTTCTCCTTGGAGCTGTGCTCATTGGGGCTGCCGCTGTGATGTGGAGGAAGAAGAGCTCAG GTGGAAAAGGAGGGAGCTTCGCTCAGGCTGCCT CGACAGTGCCCAGGACTCCGATGTGTCTCTCACAGCTTGTAAAG GAGAATAATGAAGCCAGGCCTCCTCTGCCAACTGGCTGA
- the LOC105870766 gene encoding class I histocompatibility antigen, Gogo-B*0102 alpha chain-like isoform X1 translates to MAVPAPRTPLLLLWGALALTETRAGPHSMRYFRTAVSRPGRGDSRYISVGYVDGTQFVRFDSDAASPRVEPRAPWVEREGPEYWDRETRVANGHAQTFRVNLRNALRYYNQSDGGSHTFQRMQGCILGPDGRLLRGYLQFAYDGADYLALNEDLRSWTAADTAAQISKRKWESAGEAEHRRAYLEGLCVDSLRRYLEHGKDTLLRADPPRTHVTHHPISEHEATLRCWALGFYPAEITLTWQRDGQDQTQDTEFVETRPAGDGSFQKWAAVVVPPGEEQRYTCHVQHEGLPEPLTLRWEPPSQPSVPMVGIVAGLFLLGAVLIGAAAVMWRKKSSGGKGGSFAQAASTVPRTPMCLSQLVKRETAACVGLSDVGQDLFPPPLCGVRSL, encoded by the exons ATGGCGGTCCCGGCGCCCCGAACCCCGCTCCTGCTGCTGTGGGGGGCCCTGGCCCTGACGGAGACGCGGGCGG GCCCCCACTCCATGAGGTATTTCCGCACCGCCGTGTCCCGGCCCGGCCGCGGGGATTCCCGGTACATCTCCGTCGGCTACGTGGACGGCACGCAGTTCGTGCGGTTCGACAGCGACGCGGCGAGTCCGAGGGTGGAGCCGCGGGCGCCGTGGGTGGAGCGGGAGGGGCCGGAGTATTGGGACCGGGAGACGCGGGTCGCCAATGGCCACGCGCAGACTTTCCGAGTGAACCTGCGGAACGCGCTCCGCTACTACAACCAGAGCGACGGCG GATCTCACACCTTCCAGAGGATGCAGGGCTGTATTCTGGGGCCAGACGGGCGCCTCCTCCGCGGGTACCTGCAGTTCGCCTACGACGGCGCCGACTACCTCGCCCTGAACGAGGACCTGCGCTCCTGGACCGCGGCGGACACGGCGGCTCAGATCTCCAAGCGCAAGTGGGAGTCGGCCGGTGAGGCGGAGCACCGCAGGGCCTACCTGGAGGGACTGTGCGTGGACTCGCTCCGCAGATACCTGGAGCACGGGAAGGACACGCTGCTGCGCGCGG ACCCCCCAAGGACACACGTGACCCACCACCCCATCTCTGAGCATGAGGCCACCCTGaggtgctgggccctgggcttcTACCCTGCAGAGATCACACTCACCTGGCAGCGGGATGGGCAGGACCAGACACAGGACACAGAGTTTGTGGAGACCAGGCCTGCAGGGGACGGAAGCTTCCAGAAATGGGCAGCTGTGGTGGTGCCTCCAGGAGAGGAGCAGAGATACACGTGCCATGTGCAGCACGAGGGTCTGCCGGAGCCCCTCACCCTGAGATGGG AGCCGCCTTCCCAGCCCAGCGTCCCTATGGTGGGCATCGTTGCTGGCCTGTTTCTCCTTGGAGCTGTGCTCATTGGGGCTGCCGCTGTGATGTGGAGGAAGAAGAGCTCAG GTGGAAAAGGAGGGAGCTTCGCTCAGGCTGCCT CGACAGTGCCCAGGACTCCGATGTGTCTCTCACAGCTTGTAAAG CGTGAGACAGCTGCCTGTGTGGGACTGAGCGATGTAGGACAGGACTTGTTCCCGCCTCCCCTGTGTGGCGTCAGGAGCCTCTGA
- the LOC105870766 gene encoding class I histocompatibility antigen, Gogo-B*0102 alpha chain-like isoform X6 produces the protein MAVPAPRTPLLLLWGALALTETRAGPHSMRYFRTAVSRPGRGDSRYISVGYVDGTQFVRFDSDAASPRVEPRAPWVEREGPEYWDRETRVANGHAQTFRVNLRNALRYYNQSDGGSHTFQRMQGCILGPDGRLLRGYLQFAYDGADYLALNEDLRSWTAADTAAQISKRKWESAGEAEHRRAYLEGLCVDSLRRYLEHGKDTLLRADPPRTHVTHHPISEHEATLRCWALGFYPAEITLTWQRDGQDQTQDTEFVETRPAGDGSFQKWAAVVVPPGEEQRYTCHVQHEGLPEPLTLRWEPPSQPSVPMVGIVAGLFLLGAVLIGAAAVMWRKKSSGGKGGSFAQAA, from the exons ATGGCGGTCCCGGCGCCCCGAACCCCGCTCCTGCTGCTGTGGGGGGCCCTGGCCCTGACGGAGACGCGGGCGG GCCCCCACTCCATGAGGTATTTCCGCACCGCCGTGTCCCGGCCCGGCCGCGGGGATTCCCGGTACATCTCCGTCGGCTACGTGGACGGCACGCAGTTCGTGCGGTTCGACAGCGACGCGGCGAGTCCGAGGGTGGAGCCGCGGGCGCCGTGGGTGGAGCGGGAGGGGCCGGAGTATTGGGACCGGGAGACGCGGGTCGCCAATGGCCACGCGCAGACTTTCCGAGTGAACCTGCGGAACGCGCTCCGCTACTACAACCAGAGCGACGGCG GATCTCACACCTTCCAGAGGATGCAGGGCTGTATTCTGGGGCCAGACGGGCGCCTCCTCCGCGGGTACCTGCAGTTCGCCTACGACGGCGCCGACTACCTCGCCCTGAACGAGGACCTGCGCTCCTGGACCGCGGCGGACACGGCGGCTCAGATCTCCAAGCGCAAGTGGGAGTCGGCCGGTGAGGCGGAGCACCGCAGGGCCTACCTGGAGGGACTGTGCGTGGACTCGCTCCGCAGATACCTGGAGCACGGGAAGGACACGCTGCTGCGCGCGG ACCCCCCAAGGACACACGTGACCCACCACCCCATCTCTGAGCATGAGGCCACCCTGaggtgctgggccctgggcttcTACCCTGCAGAGATCACACTCACCTGGCAGCGGGATGGGCAGGACCAGACACAGGACACAGAGTTTGTGGAGACCAGGCCTGCAGGGGACGGAAGCTTCCAGAAATGGGCAGCTGTGGTGGTGCCTCCAGGAGAGGAGCAGAGATACACGTGCCATGTGCAGCACGAGGGTCTGCCGGAGCCCCTCACCCTGAGATGGG AGCCGCCTTCCCAGCCCAGCGTCCCTATGGTGGGCATCGTTGCTGGCCTGTTTCTCCTTGGAGCTGTGCTCATTGGGGCTGCCGCTGTGATGTGGAGGAAGAAGAGCTCAG GTGGAAAAGGAGGGAGCTTCGCTCAGGCTGCCT GA
- the LOC105870766 gene encoding class I histocompatibility antigen, Gogo-B*0102 alpha chain-like isoform X4: MAVPAPRTPLLLLWGALALTETRAGPHSMRYFRTAVSRPGRGDSRYISVGYVDGTQFVRFDSDAASPRVEPRAPWVEREGPEYWDRETRVANGHAQTFRVNLRNALRYYNQSDGGSHTFQRMQGCILGPDGRLLRGYLQFAYDGADYLALNEDLRSWTAADTAAQISKRKWESAGEAEHRRAYLEGLCVDSLRRYLEHGKDTLLRADPPRTHVTHHPISEHEATLRCWALGFYPAEITLTWQRDGQDQTQDTEFVETRPAGDGSFQKWAAVVVPPGEEQRYTCHVQHEGLPEPLTLRWEPPSQPSVPMVGIVAGLFLLGAVLIGAAAVMWRKKSSGGKGGSFAQAACNDSAQDSDVSLTACKGE, from the exons ATGGCGGTCCCGGCGCCCCGAACCCCGCTCCTGCTGCTGTGGGGGGCCCTGGCCCTGACGGAGACGCGGGCGG GCCCCCACTCCATGAGGTATTTCCGCACCGCCGTGTCCCGGCCCGGCCGCGGGGATTCCCGGTACATCTCCGTCGGCTACGTGGACGGCACGCAGTTCGTGCGGTTCGACAGCGACGCGGCGAGTCCGAGGGTGGAGCCGCGGGCGCCGTGGGTGGAGCGGGAGGGGCCGGAGTATTGGGACCGGGAGACGCGGGTCGCCAATGGCCACGCGCAGACTTTCCGAGTGAACCTGCGGAACGCGCTCCGCTACTACAACCAGAGCGACGGCG GATCTCACACCTTCCAGAGGATGCAGGGCTGTATTCTGGGGCCAGACGGGCGCCTCCTCCGCGGGTACCTGCAGTTCGCCTACGACGGCGCCGACTACCTCGCCCTGAACGAGGACCTGCGCTCCTGGACCGCGGCGGACACGGCGGCTCAGATCTCCAAGCGCAAGTGGGAGTCGGCCGGTGAGGCGGAGCACCGCAGGGCCTACCTGGAGGGACTGTGCGTGGACTCGCTCCGCAGATACCTGGAGCACGGGAAGGACACGCTGCTGCGCGCGG ACCCCCCAAGGACACACGTGACCCACCACCCCATCTCTGAGCATGAGGCCACCCTGaggtgctgggccctgggcttcTACCCTGCAGAGATCACACTCACCTGGCAGCGGGATGGGCAGGACCAGACACAGGACACAGAGTTTGTGGAGACCAGGCCTGCAGGGGACGGAAGCTTCCAGAAATGGGCAGCTGTGGTGGTGCCTCCAGGAGAGGAGCAGAGATACACGTGCCATGTGCAGCACGAGGGTCTGCCGGAGCCCCTCACCCTGAGATGGG AGCCGCCTTCCCAGCCCAGCGTCCCTATGGTGGGCATCGTTGCTGGCCTGTTTCTCCTTGGAGCTGTGCTCATTGGGGCTGCCGCTGTGATGTGGAGGAAGAAGAGCTCAG GTGGAAAAGGAGGGAGCTTCGCTCAGGCTGCCTGTAA CGACAGTGCCCAGGACTCCGATGTGTCTCTCACAGCTTGTAAAG GAGAATAA
- the LOC105855951 gene encoding HLA class I histocompatibility antigen, B alpha chain isoform X3, translating to MAVPAPRAPLLLLLGALALTETRAGSHSLRYFYTSVSRPGRGDSRFISVGYVDDTQFVRFDSDAASPRMEPRAPWVEREGPEYWERNTRISKDSAQNDRVSLRNLRGYYNQSDAGSHTIQRMYGCDVGPDGRLLRGYEQYAYDGADYLALNEDLRSWTAADTAAQISKRKWEAAGWAEQYRAYLEGLCVDSLRRYLEHGKDTLLRADPPRTHVTHHPSSEREATLRCWALGFYPAEITLTWQRDGQDLTQDMEFVETRPAGDGNFQKWAAVVVPPGEEQRYTCHVQHEGLPEPLTLRWEPPSQPSIPMLGIIAGLVVLGAVLIGAVVATVMWRKKSSGGKGGSYTQAACNDSAQGSDVSLTACKA from the exons ATGGCGGTCCCGGCGCCCCGAGCCCCGCTCCTGCTGCTGTTGGGGGCCCTGGCCCTGACGGAGACCCGGGCGG GCTCCCACTCCCTGAGGTATTTTTACACCTCCGTGTCCCGGCCCGGCCGCGGGGATTCCCGCTTCATCTCCGTCGGCTACGTGGACGACACGCAGTTCGTGCGGTTCGACAGCGACGCGGCGAGTCCGAGGATGGAGCCGCGGGCGCCGTGGGTGGAGCGGGAGGGGCCGGAGTATTGGGAGCGGAACACGCGGATCTCCAAGGACAGCGCGCAGAATGACCGAGTGAGCCTGCGGAACCTGCGCGGCTACTACAACCAGAGCGACGCCG gctctCACACCATCCAGAGGATGTACGGCTGCGACGTGGGGCCGGACGGTCGCCTCCTCCGCGGGTATGAACAGTACGCCTACGACGGCGCCGACTACCTCGCCCTGAACGAGGACCTGCGCTCCTGGACCGCGGCGGACACGGCGGCTCAGATCTCCAAGCGCAAGTGGGAGGCGGCCGGTTGGGCGGAGCAATACAGGGCCTACCTGGAGGGACTGTGCGTGGACTCGCTCCGCAGATACCTGGAGCACGGGAAGGACACGCTGCTGCGCGCGG ACCCCCCAAGGACACACGTGACCCACCACCCCAGCTCTGAGCGTGAGGCCACCCTGaggtgctgggccctgggcttcTACCCTGCGGAGATCACACTCACCTGGCAGCGGGATGGGCAGGACCTGACCCAGGATATGGAGTTTGTGGAGACCAGGCCGGCAGGGGATGGAAACTTCCAGAAATGGGCAGCTGTGGTGGTGCCTCCAGGAGAGGAGCAGAGATACACGTGCCATGTGCAGCACGAGGGTCTGCCGGAGCCCCTCACCCTGAGATGGG AGCCGCCTTCCCAGCCCAGCATCCCCATGTTGGGCATCATTGCTGGCCTGGTTGTCCTTGGAGCTGTGCTCATTGGGGCTGTGGTCGCCACTGTGATGTGGAGGAAGAAGAGCTCAG GTGGAAAAGGAGGGAGCTACACTCAGGCTGCCTGTAA CGACAGTGCCCAGGGCTCGGATGTGTCTCTCACAGCTTGTAAAG CGTGA
- the LOC105870766 gene encoding class I histocompatibility antigen, Gogo-B*0102 alpha chain-like isoform X3 — protein sequence MAVPAPRTPLLLLWGALALTETRAGPHSMRYFRTAVSRPGRGDSRYISVGYVDGTQFVRFDSDAASPRVEPRAPWVEREGPEYWDRETRVANGHAQTFRVNLRNALRYYNQSDGGSHTFQRMQGCILGPDGRLLRGYLQFAYDGADYLALNEDLRSWTAADTAAQISKRKWESAGEAEHRRAYLEGLCVDSLRRYLEHGKDTLLRADPPRTHVTHHPISEHEATLRCWALGFYPAEITLTWQRDGQDQTQDTEFVETRPAGDGSFQKWAAVVVPPGEEQRYTCHVQHEGLPEPLTLRWEPPSQPSVPMVGIVAGLFLLGAVLIGAAAVMWRKKSSGGKGGSFAQAACSDSAQDSDVSLTACKGE from the exons ATGGCGGTCCCGGCGCCCCGAACCCCGCTCCTGCTGCTGTGGGGGGCCCTGGCCCTGACGGAGACGCGGGCGG GCCCCCACTCCATGAGGTATTTCCGCACCGCCGTGTCCCGGCCCGGCCGCGGGGATTCCCGGTACATCTCCGTCGGCTACGTGGACGGCACGCAGTTCGTGCGGTTCGACAGCGACGCGGCGAGTCCGAGGGTGGAGCCGCGGGCGCCGTGGGTGGAGCGGGAGGGGCCGGAGTATTGGGACCGGGAGACGCGGGTCGCCAATGGCCACGCGCAGACTTTCCGAGTGAACCTGCGGAACGCGCTCCGCTACTACAACCAGAGCGACGGCG GATCTCACACCTTCCAGAGGATGCAGGGCTGTATTCTGGGGCCAGACGGGCGCCTCCTCCGCGGGTACCTGCAGTTCGCCTACGACGGCGCCGACTACCTCGCCCTGAACGAGGACCTGCGCTCCTGGACCGCGGCGGACACGGCGGCTCAGATCTCCAAGCGCAAGTGGGAGTCGGCCGGTGAGGCGGAGCACCGCAGGGCCTACCTGGAGGGACTGTGCGTGGACTCGCTCCGCAGATACCTGGAGCACGGGAAGGACACGCTGCTGCGCGCGG ACCCCCCAAGGACACACGTGACCCACCACCCCATCTCTGAGCATGAGGCCACCCTGaggtgctgggccctgggcttcTACCCTGCAGAGATCACACTCACCTGGCAGCGGGATGGGCAGGACCAGACACAGGACACAGAGTTTGTGGAGACCAGGCCTGCAGGGGACGGAAGCTTCCAGAAATGGGCAGCTGTGGTGGTGCCTCCAGGAGAGGAGCAGAGATACACGTGCCATGTGCAGCACGAGGGTCTGCCGGAGCCCCTCACCCTGAGATGGG AGCCGCCTTCCCAGCCCAGCGTCCCTATGGTGGGCATCGTTGCTGGCCTGTTTCTCCTTGGAGCTGTGCTCATTGGGGCTGCCGCTGTGATGTGGAGGAAGAAGAGCTCAG GTGGAAAAGGAGGGAGCTTCGCTCAGGCTGCCT GCAGCGACAGTGCCCAGGACTCCGATGTGTCTCTCACAGCTTGTAAAG GAGAATAA
- the LOC105855951 gene encoding HLA class I histocompatibility antigen, B alpha chain isoform X1, whose amino-acid sequence MAVPAPRAPLLLLLGALALTETRAGSHSLRYFYTSVSRPGRGDSRFISVGYVDDTQFVRFDSDAASPRMEPRAPWVEREGPEYWERNTRISKDSAQNDRVSLRNLRGYYNQSDAGSHTIQRMYGCDVGPDGRLLRGYEQYAYDGADYLALNEDLRSWTAADTAAQISKRKWEAAGWAEQYRAYLEGLCVDSLRRYLEHGKDTLLRADPPRTHVTHHPSSEREATLRCWALGFYPAEITLTWQRDGQDLTQDMEFVETRPAGDGNFQKWAAVVVPPGEEQRYTCHVQHEGLPEPLTLRWEPPSQPSIPMLGIIAGLVVLGAVLIGAVVATVMWRKKSSGGKGGSYTQAACSDSAQGSDVSLTACKA is encoded by the exons ATGGCGGTCCCGGCGCCCCGAGCCCCGCTCCTGCTGCTGTTGGGGGCCCTGGCCCTGACGGAGACCCGGGCGG GCTCCCACTCCCTGAGGTATTTTTACACCTCCGTGTCCCGGCCCGGCCGCGGGGATTCCCGCTTCATCTCCGTCGGCTACGTGGACGACACGCAGTTCGTGCGGTTCGACAGCGACGCGGCGAGTCCGAGGATGGAGCCGCGGGCGCCGTGGGTGGAGCGGGAGGGGCCGGAGTATTGGGAGCGGAACACGCGGATCTCCAAGGACAGCGCGCAGAATGACCGAGTGAGCCTGCGGAACCTGCGCGGCTACTACAACCAGAGCGACGCCG gctctCACACCATCCAGAGGATGTACGGCTGCGACGTGGGGCCGGACGGTCGCCTCCTCCGCGGGTATGAACAGTACGCCTACGACGGCGCCGACTACCTCGCCCTGAACGAGGACCTGCGCTCCTGGACCGCGGCGGACACGGCGGCTCAGATCTCCAAGCGCAAGTGGGAGGCGGCCGGTTGGGCGGAGCAATACAGGGCCTACCTGGAGGGACTGTGCGTGGACTCGCTCCGCAGATACCTGGAGCACGGGAAGGACACGCTGCTGCGCGCGG ACCCCCCAAGGACACACGTGACCCACCACCCCAGCTCTGAGCGTGAGGCCACCCTGaggtgctgggccctgggcttcTACCCTGCGGAGATCACACTCACCTGGCAGCGGGATGGGCAGGACCTGACCCAGGATATGGAGTTTGTGGAGACCAGGCCGGCAGGGGATGGAAACTTCCAGAAATGGGCAGCTGTGGTGGTGCCTCCAGGAGAGGAGCAGAGATACACGTGCCATGTGCAGCACGAGGGTCTGCCGGAGCCCCTCACCCTGAGATGGG AGCCGCCTTCCCAGCCCAGCATCCCCATGTTGGGCATCATTGCTGGCCTGGTTGTCCTTGGAGCTGTGCTCATTGGGGCTGTGGTCGCCACTGTGATGTGGAGGAAGAAGAGCTCAG GTGGAAAAGGAGGGAGCTACACTCAGGCTGCCT GCAGCGACAGTGCCCAGGGCTCGGATGTGTCTCTCACAGCTTGTAAAG CGTGA
- the LOC105855951 gene encoding HLA class I histocompatibility antigen, B alpha chain isoform X4, producing MAVPAPRAPLLLLLGALALTETRAGSHSLRYFYTSVSRPGRGDSRFISVGYVDDTQFVRFDSDAASPRMEPRAPWVEREGPEYWERNTRISKDSAQNDRVSLRNLRGYYNQSDAGSHTIQRMYGCDVGPDGRLLRGYEQYAYDGADYLALNEDLRSWTAADTAAQISKRKWEAAGWAEQYRAYLEGLCVDSLRRYLEHGKDTLLRADPPRTHVTHHPSSEREATLRCWALGFYPAEITLTWQRDGQDLTQDMEFVETRPAGDGNFQKWAAVVVPPGEEQRYTCHVQHEGLPEPLTLRWEPPSQPSIPMLGIIAGLVVLGAVLIGAVVATVMWRKKSSGGKGGSYTQAACNDSAQGSDVSLTACKA from the exons ATGGCGGTCCCGGCGCCCCGAGCCCCGCTCCTGCTGCTGTTGGGGGCCCTGGCCCTGACGGAGACCCGGGCGG GCTCCCACTCCCTGAGGTATTTTTACACCTCCGTGTCCCGGCCCGGCCGCGGGGATTCCCGCTTCATCTCCGTCGGCTACGTGGACGACACGCAGTTCGTGCGGTTCGACAGCGACGCGGCGAGTCCGAGGATGGAGCCGCGGGCGCCGTGGGTGGAGCGGGAGGGGCCGGAGTATTGGGAGCGGAACACGCGGATCTCCAAGGACAGCGCGCAGAATGACCGAGTGAGCCTGCGGAACCTGCGCGGCTACTACAACCAGAGCGACGCCG gctctCACACCATCCAGAGGATGTACGGCTGCGACGTGGGGCCGGACGGTCGCCTCCTCCGCGGGTATGAACAGTACGCCTACGACGGCGCCGACTACCTCGCCCTGAACGAGGACCTGCGCTCCTGGACCGCGGCGGACACGGCGGCTCAGATCTCCAAGCGCAAGTGGGAGGCGGCCGGTTGGGCGGAGCAATACAGGGCCTACCTGGAGGGACTGTGCGTGGACTCGCTCCGCAGATACCTGGAGCACGGGAAGGACACGCTGCTGCGCGCGG ACCCCCCAAGGACACACGTGACCCACCACCCCAGCTCTGAGCGTGAGGCCACCCTGaggtgctgggccctgggcttcTACCCTGCGGAGATCACACTCACCTGGCAGCGGGATGGGCAGGACCTGACCCAGGATATGGAGTTTGTGGAGACCAGGCCGGCAGGGGATGGAAACTTCCAGAAATGGGCAGCTGTGGTGGTGCCTCCAGGAGAGGAGCAGAGATACACGTGCCATGTGCAGCACGAGGGTCTGCCGGAGCCCCTCACCCTGAGATGGG AGCCGCCTTCCCAGCCCAGCATCCCCATGTTGGGCATCATTGCTGGCCTGGTTGTCCTTGGAGCTGTGCTCATTGGGGCTGTGGTCGCCACTGTGATGTGGAGGAAGAAGAGCTCAG GTGGAAAAGGAGGGAGCTACACTCAGGCTGCCTGTAA CGACAGTGCCCAGGGCTCGGATGTGTCTCTCACAGCTTGTAAAG CATGA